The following nucleotide sequence is from Thunnus albacares chromosome 15, fThuAlb1.1, whole genome shotgun sequence.
cacacttcaatcTAACTTTATTTTCCACCGTACAATTAGCAGTTAGAGAGCTTCTTACCTGTCTGAGCAGTCTCTCTATCGCTGACATCACCATCAGCCCCCTCCACACGATGGGAGCCACATCCTCCACCAGGAAACCCATCGACATGCTGAGAGAGAAGTTAAGGAGGGGGTTAGAGAGGTCATGGGTGAATGAGACAGACATGATCTAATGTTCTGGATAGACGGACTCACCAGGGAATCCCGTAGTTGGTGAGCGGGATCATCAGATTGTctggaagaaagagaaaaatgttcaGGTCAGTTTCAGAGAAGTTTTATCGAACCTACAAGAAAACACAGCTAATAACAGCCTCTCTCAGAGGATCACTACATTAACCACTGAAACACGGATAGATGAGAATTTTGAAATTTGGGCGAGgaggattaaaaaaatgtgtcgTACTGTCAGTGAGCTCCGGGTTTCCCTTCAGGTTCATCAGTTTGGGAATTGAAGGACCGTAGACGTCGGCGTCCAGCAGACCGACTGACTtggactgagagagaaagaaacagaagaagaagaagaagaagaagaagaagaagaggatattAGACCTGCagttgatgtaaaaaaaaaaaaaacatcagactagtctttattttgtatttgaagGTTTAAggttaattttattattattaattatttgtagGATTGCACAATGAAATTCAGTTGTagccccttcacacacacacattttatcacAATTTATTTACAAGtattaagatattttaaattaaaatagaataaaacgACAAAACTGGCAATAATATAGAACAACTTacataaaagtagaattaaaAGAAcacattgaaaaagaaaaaactacaTTATATTTACAAGGAATATACAGTCACATTTATACATTCACGTAGTTTTTGCTCTGTGCAAATTAAACATAATATGTGAGTTATAGAGCAATAAAACTTATGGTAGTAGTGAGAGTGCAGGTAGTGCAAATGTAATGGTGTGTAATGTGCATAATAAGAccaaaaataacagaatatttCAATTTAAACCTCACAGACGTGGTGCAGTgtaggaaacaaaacaaagctttgATGAAAGTCCACATCTGACTGAGAAGTGATCCTTTCAGATGGTGTTACAGAGGATAAAGTAGTtacagcggtgctttgagctaaactgaactaacaaaAAGGACAAATGTGACATGAGAGAAAGAAGATTCCTTACTGGATCATTGGCCATCAGTCCGAGAGCCAAATTCACTgcagagacaagaaaaaaaaaaaaaaaaaacacattaaacacctTCAACTGGAAACTTAAAGACAACTATCTGGTTGAAATGTACATTAGCTCCTCACTACATTTGCTCTGGCAGATTAGTCCCAGAAtacaatttcattttcattcattattacaAAAGTCagtttatctgttttgtttccagTAGACAGAACCAGCATTTCAAGATCAGTCAAACACTTCTTCAAACACATttaccacagaaaaaaaagaggcaaaactaAATCACACAACATTGTGGACAAAAATTTATCAAAAGGAGCAGTCCGGAAAGGAATTAACTCCAAGACATTCATTTGTTTACAAGAGGAAGTTCATACCTGCGGTGGTGGATTTGCCAACGCCACCTTTCCCCGAAGCCACAACAATGACCTGTTTGACACCTGTGATTGGCTTCTGTTTGGGAAGACCTCTGGCCatctgctgcttctgtctctcctGTAACGCCTTAGTGTCCCCCGACCTCTgcgacacaacaacaacaacaacaacatgtaaataacacaaaGGTCAAGGAGGTTGCTGGTTTCTATTCCTGGAAAACCTGGATACTGTTATCATCAGTTAGACTATTGTTCCTTTATTATCTACTGTGAACATGAGGCTTCCTGCAGGttatagaataaaaataataacatgtcATTTATTAAGAGTTTATATCTCCTGGCTTTATTAATGATgaacaaaaaatgtacaaataattTATAGATCAGTTAAAGGCTACTGATAAGAACAAATTCTCAGGTAAAACTGGTGttgactcttgttttgtctgcagAAGATCTGGAACAAAATTCATTTATCAACTTCCACAGAGACTGAGTACTGCTTCTGCGGTAgcactactattattattactgctgtTACACTGTTTCggtgttaaaaaataacaaaaatatcaattaaacaGCTCAATTAAACGTTATTAGTAAGATTTATACAACAAGTTACTGGTTGGTAACAGTCTTTGAGCTGCACTATCTGTGTTTAAATACAACATATGACTTTTATTAATACCAGTCAAGTTAGGACGAATACAACAACCACTTCCGGTTGTACGGGTAAAAGAAGAGTTTTGGCATTCAAAGACACGAACGTATCAAAGCgaaaatatacacatattacATAATATGAGAGAAGAGCAATATgttatcaagcaaaaataataTCTATTCACTAAATGATGTGTTGAatctatcttttttttgtttatatattaccgttttcattttaaatacaaatatgatTTCCGGTTTTGCTCTTCCTTCGTAGCTAGCTTGACGTTAGCATGAAGTTGCTAGATAGCTTAAACTGCCACTGAGCTGTGTTGCGTTCAGAGAAACAGACATTAATCTCACCTGGCAACGTACGAACTGAGCACAGCAGGCAGGTCCGTGTTTTATCACTGTCCCTGTTCGTAAAACTGAACAGTTATTCAACGATATTCTCAGGAAATGAGACAGTTTGCTGTATGAGAACTGAGCCATGTTTAGCTGGTTTGTCTCAGCTCGCTGCCTTGATGCGCCTCAACACTGCGCGATGGAcgcatgtttgttttgatgatagatagatagatagatagatagatagatagatagatagatagatagatagatagatagatagatagatagatagatagtaaataaaatatgtttatgtttatatatatagatacagacacatttttattttatctttatatttattttgtgttttttggagtAACAATATGGAACGAGTAGAGGGACTGCTTCCAGTCAGGATGTGGATTTCAGGTTAAggtctctgttttctttctttctcatttaaatgtcgagattgagtgtttttttttttttcttcttctttgtattGTAAATATGGTAATGTAATGTACtgggatgtgtgtatgtgtgcgtgtagAAACTGTACAACCTGACTTAGGGGAGACACATATTCTTATGTTATTAGTGTTTAGGTATGATTTGAATACCAAAAAATGTGATGTACTTATGAAATGctaataaaaatatgtttaaaaaggaGCGCGTGTGTGTGATGAATAAAACCCCTCCTAtccttttgttgtcatttagtGTATCCATGTTGTATCCATCCAAAGAacaaataaatgagtaaaaacagaaataaaggagAGAAATGCGGCTGCGAAAAAGACGCGCAGCCCCGAGCAGAACTGAACATCTGTAGTTGATGCAAGACGGAAGTGAGTTGTGTGAGTGTTACTGTTTCTCTTTTGCCATTCATTCACTCAACATTTTCTTAACGTCCGCCTCGTTATTGTTAGAGGCGTCTGATTGAAAACGCAGCACATTGCGTCTGTTGAACAGGCTTCTTCTGCACAGCGGACAGAGTGTGAAACAGGAAACGTTGCTGCGGACAAAGATGACAGACGCTCCGGTGGCTCGTACGGTGCTGCAGCAGTGTCTGCAGGCCAGACTGCAGGTGAAACCCGCAGAGCAGCTGTCAGAAGCGCAGTACGTCCAGGTGAGAGGAGGCTCAGCTCCCTATGTCTCATTATACTCTGTTGTATCTGAATAATGTTGATAATGATGATGTGGTTTCTGATTATTATGTGAATTTTAGGCACTTTAAATACAAGAATATACAAGAACTGATCAGTATTATttgcttgatgtagttaaagtagtgcagtaaaagtacataagtattatgagcttgatgtagttaaagtattgcagtaaaagtacataagtattatgagcttgatgtagttaaagtattgcagtaaaagtacataagtattatgagcttgatgtagttaaagtattgcagtaaaagtagtggtttggtccctctgactgatatattattatatatgacatcattagattattaatagtgaagcatcagtgttagagcagcatgttactgttgtagctgctggaggtggagctagtttacactactttatatacagttagctagtttagtccagtggttcccaacctaggggtggggcccctccaaagggtcagcagataaatctgaggggtggtgagatgattaatgggagaggaaagaagaaaaaacaaagttctgatacacaaatctgttttcagtttttggactttttctctaatctttgatttttgctgaaatattggatcatttgaacatttattgaaatgaaagcatgtgagaagtttagagggaaaaatcactatttggtggagctgttaacaactcatagacatgtgaaatgtgaccccgactacacactgctttttgtaagacgtcaaaaaagccaaaaaggttggaaaccaatTTGACAAACATCGAACCGTCTAccgttttatttcatttttactgtatttatttatttatttatttatttttaaatcatgttgATGCTGTTTGTCCTCATCAGCtgtcctgtgttgtttttaacacTATGTGGTGAAGCCAAAGACGTTTCCACAATCtcactaactaactaactaactaattaatGACTTAAAGCACTTTGACACCATTTACCATGATGAATGACAGGATGCATTCTTATTATCATGGTGTGTTTTAATtggtttaaaaacatgtttttgactaaaactgcagacagaccgAGTGGAGGAGCTTTAACCTCCACTACATCCCTGGTTAGCAGGATGATGGCGCCCTCTTGTGTCCTGCATCAGTTTTCAGATTTCAGTTGTTGACCTGCTGTGATGTTCACTGCAGGAAGACGTGTAAAAACTCCACTGAGCCTTTAACAGCTTCAAACAACATCAGTAAAGACAGATTTTAATATCTGTAATATCACACTGTGTCAGTTTGTTGACAGAAGTCACATCCTGTAACACTGACGCTGCATTCAGGTCACATGGGAAAGATGGGAGAGAAGAGTT
It contains:
- the nubpl gene encoding iron-sulfur protein NUBPL is translated as MAQFSYSKLSHFLRISLNNCSVLRTGTVIKHGPACCAQFVRCQRSGDTKALQERQKQQMARGLPKQKPITGVKQVIVVASGKGGVGKSTTAVNLALGLMANDPSKSVGLLDADVYGPSIPKLMNLKGNPELTDNNLMIPLTNYGIPCMSMGFLVEDVAPIVWRGLMVMSAIERLLRQVDWGSLDYLVVDMPPGTGDVQLSITQNIPVAGAVIVSTPQDIALLDARRGAEMFKKVHVPVLGLVQNMSVFQCPNCNHQTHIFGSDGARNLADTLGVKLLGDVPLHLNIREMSDRGRPVVVSSPDSPEAEAYKKVASAVVQRLEEVNT